Proteins encoded within one genomic window of Enterococcus haemoperoxidus ATCC BAA-382:
- a CDS encoding adenine deaminase C-terminal domain-containing protein, with the protein MNVDMIIQDVLVFQTSTQSFIKKNVSIKDGKFYYISNAELDHLTPETIIKAENQYMIPGLIDAHMHIESSMTTPTIFSKAVLRYGVTTVVADAHEMANVFGLDGLEEFMKAETELDIFHAIPSSVPSTTPELETTGGIIGLAEVAALLKHPKIVCLGEAMNFKGIAYEPESLIRQIIDLCKKERPTMPLEGHCPKIYDEELAAFLFSGITSDHTHQFPESLKEKIEAGVFIQFQNKSITPENMKVIVENDFYEYASIITDDVMADDLLQGHLNENLKKAVKAGLPIEKAIYMTTYTPARRMGFHDRGEIAPGRNADFILLNNLETLKFDAVYKSGKKVYEKGAEIEYPAVIESFPEEYKQSVHCKPLTVSDLVIKVATNKEYVRCNVIQKQEVGTFTERITKEIPVKDGILQWQEANCALLIVMERYGKNGNISISLMDKPITEKGAIATTWAHDHHNVMVMGNNVEDIVTAQNELITIQGGYIVVSKGVITGKCPLPIGGILSQAPIEELGSDLQKVRASMQALGYKNMNEIMSFSTLSLPVSPAIKVTDMGMMNTKTQEFYPLIFPEDGVLLNEDSH; encoded by the coding sequence ATGAACGTAGATATGATCATTCAAGACGTTTTGGTTTTCCAAACGTCAACACAATCTTTTATCAAGAAAAATGTCTCCATCAAAGATGGAAAATTTTATTATATCAGTAACGCAGAGCTAGATCACTTGACGCCTGAAACAATCATCAAAGCCGAGAATCAGTATATGATTCCCGGCTTGATTGATGCCCATATGCATATTGAAAGTTCGATGACAACACCGACGATTTTTTCAAAAGCAGTATTACGCTATGGGGTAACAACAGTTGTAGCAGATGCCCATGAGATGGCCAATGTCTTTGGTTTAGATGGCTTAGAGGAATTTATGAAGGCAGAAACTGAGCTGGATATTTTTCATGCGATTCCGTCTTCTGTTCCTTCAACAACACCAGAACTAGAAACAACGGGTGGTATTATCGGACTTGCTGAAGTGGCAGCGCTGTTGAAGCATCCTAAAATCGTCTGTTTAGGTGAAGCGATGAATTTCAAAGGAATTGCCTATGAACCAGAGTCTTTGATTCGCCAAATCATTGATCTATGTAAAAAAGAACGGCCGACGATGCCCTTAGAAGGCCATTGTCCAAAAATTTATGATGAAGAGCTGGCAGCCTTTTTATTTAGCGGAATCACTTCAGATCATACACATCAATTTCCAGAATCCTTAAAAGAAAAAATTGAGGCCGGTGTTTTTATCCAATTCCAAAATAAATCGATCACACCGGAAAATATGAAGGTTATTGTAGAAAATGATTTTTATGAATATGCCAGTATTATCACAGATGATGTAATGGCGGATGACTTGCTCCAAGGTCATTTAAACGAGAACTTGAAAAAGGCGGTAAAAGCAGGTTTACCGATTGAAAAAGCAATTTATATGACGACCTACACACCAGCGAGACGGATGGGTTTTCACGATCGTGGGGAAATCGCGCCGGGACGAAATGCTGATTTTATTTTATTAAATAATTTAGAAACGTTGAAGTTTGATGCCGTTTATAAATCAGGCAAAAAGGTTTATGAAAAAGGAGCAGAAATCGAATATCCTGCTGTAATTGAGTCATTTCCAGAAGAGTATAAGCAATCGGTTCATTGCAAACCACTTACGGTTTCTGATTTAGTGATCAAAGTGGCAACGAACAAAGAATATGTCCGCTGTAATGTGATTCAAAAACAAGAAGTAGGAACATTCACTGAACGGATCACCAAAGAAATTCCCGTGAAAGATGGGATTTTACAATGGCAAGAAGCTAACTGCGCTTTGTTGATTGTAATGGAAAGATACGGTAAAAATGGCAATATTTCCATATCACTAATGGATAAACCAATCACTGAAAAAGGCGCAATTGCAACTACTTGGGCACATGATCATCATAATGTAATGGTTATGGGCAATAATGTAGAGGATATTGTGACAGCGCAAAATGAATTAATCACGATCCAAGGTGGCTACATTGTTGTTTCAAAAGGAGTTATCACAGGGAAATGTCCTTTGCCAATCGGCGGAATCCTCTCCCAAGCACCAATTGAAGAGCTAGGCAGCGACTTACAAAAAGTCCGTGCAAGTATGCAAGCGTTAGGCTACAAAAACATGAATGAAATAATGTCTTTTTCTACATTATCTTTACCTGTTTCACCGGCTATCAAGGTGACAGATATGGGAATGATGAATACAAAAACACAAGAATTTTACCCATTGATTTTTCCAGAAGATGGAGTATTGCTGAATGAAGACTCTCATTAA